DNA from Sorex araneus isolate mSorAra2 chromosome 6, mSorAra2.pri, whole genome shotgun sequence:
TGGGCCAGgtaggggccggggccggggccaaaGGTTAAGTCCCGATTCCCGCTTCTATTCACTTAGCTCTGGGGCACacagtcctgggttcgatccccggcagcgCCTCAGACAAAACAACCGACCCGTTTTTAACCCTTATCCTCCAAGAAGAGAAAGCGGAAGCCCAGGGTAGTTGACTCACCTGCCCAGAGTCCCACAGCTGGGAAGGGGCAGGGCTGAGCCGGGAGCCAGGACCAGCGGGACCCAGACAAGCCAGACGCGCCcaccctttcccccccacccccgcctggcccccAACAGTTTTCTGCAGCTGGCAGAGGGGTCAAGAGGGGGTTTGGGACTGGTGGGGCGTGTGGGAAACACTCCTCCCTGTTTGGGCCCGAGTGCTAGGACAGtcgggagggcatttgtcttgcatgtgtctgacccagttacacccccccagcaccaccaatggtccctaagccccatcgggagtgatccctgagcacagagccaggagtaaattctaagcaccaccaggtatggccccaaaccaaaacatggTTTGTTTTGTATGATtcgttatggcccccaaaccaaaccaaacacacacaaaaaaacaagagTTACTCCTAGTCAGAGCCCCGAGGGTTCTAAATCTGAAGTGCTAGAACAGGCGAAACACTTCCAACCTCAATTTTCCCACCTGCCAAATGGACGTGATCCCTAAAGATGTGATATGGGATGTCCCTGGTTAGCTCTGAGTGAGAAAGGaagagtgtgcatgcatgcatatgtatgtgtgtgcatgcatgcatgcatgtgtgcatgtgtatgcgtgtgtgcatgtgtatgcatgtgtgtgcatgtgtgtgtgcatgcacacatgtgtgtgcggCATGCATATTTGTGcaggcatgtgtgtatgtgtgtgcatgcgtgtgtgtgtgtgtgtgtgtgcatgtatgtgtgttgcAAGGGGGATGCAGACCACCAGCTCCTCACCTTGCCCAGGGAGAAGAGTGGCACACAGGACTGGGCCACcttgtcctctccccacctcccagctGGATCCGGGCTGTCCCGAGCACTCTACACTGCCCAGATGTCCTATTCAAAGGGGGGAGGTGCGAGGGGGCCGGAAGTTACAGGACACCCGGATCGAGTGGAGATAAGGAATTTCCATCTCAGGAATCTGAGAACAGGGACCTCGGGGACTGTTTGGGCTCCTCTTGGGTTACACGTGGGCGTGTGAGACCCAGGGAGGGAAAGAGGcttcccaaggtcacacagcaggccGGGGAGGAATCCCAGCCGCGGGAAAGGAAGCCCCTCTCCCTCCCGGGCGAGCCTCTTACCCCGACAGCACCCCTCACTGGCTCCTGTTCTGGGTGGCTTGGCCCCTCCAGGGGACAGCCGGGGCACTGCGTCTGGGGACGCCCCGTGGCCAAGGTCACGCCACTCACCCTCCACTCCAATCTTGCCGTCCCCATCCTTGTCCCCGGCAGACAGCAGCGCCTTGGTCTCCTTAGCAGACAGATCTCTGGCGTCGGCGGAGAAGCCCTTCAGGATGAAcctgaggggagaggagaggggggggcGTCAGGCCAAGGGCACCTTGCAGTCTGGGGGGGGCGGCGGACGCGGGCAGCTGGGCCTGCCGGCGGGCGAGCTCCAGCACGTGCACGAATGTGAGCGATCTGGGCACCTGGGCCGCGGCTGTGGGCCCTGGGGGGgaggcacggggcgggggggacgTTCGCGGGAAGGACAGGCTGTCCCCGGCGAAGGCCTGACCTCATTTCAGGCcgcacttgactgtgctcagccGCACAGACACTTCTCTGCGCCTGGGCCGTGCAGGGCATGGGGGCACGGAGAGAGTCTTAGGGGAAACCGGGAGATCTTCCTTGGGGGAAGTGGGGAAGAGGCGGAGagcgtggagagagagagagagagagagagagcccaaagTGTGATGGGAGCAATGTGAGGGtgcgagggggaggagggggctcaaAAGgggcctccctctccccttgGGCTAAGGGGAAGCATCAgggaggcttcctggaagaggtgaTATGGATGGTgagcctgcacacacacacgcacacacacacacatgcacacacacacatagagtatgtgtgtgagtgtgtatgcatgtgtgtgtgcgtctgcCGTGCACATAAATGAAGGTTCTAGATAAAGTGTAGCCAGCGGGATGGTTTGGGGGGCAGTGGTTGAACGGGGCGTCCCTCTCCCCATCCTCTCCCCCCTGTCCTGACATAACCCAGGGCAGGCCAGATAGACGTGAGACACAGCTGGATCTGCAGACGGGGCCAGGTGGACAGGGGAGGGGTCTGGTGGGCCATGGAGGGGGGATCCGAGGCAGGAGGGTCGTTGGCCAACACCACgtggtcccgtgagcacccccaggagccgCCTCTGAGCtctaccagctgtggcccccacggCCCCAAATCACAATGAAAGCACAGTCCCCGAGACACTCAGAAATGGCTCTTAGCAGACCCCGAGACagcaggggctggtgggggggtggcCAGCAGGATGGCGGGGTGTCTCGGGGACTAACGGGAATCAATAATATACCCCGGTGAGTGCTGGctgcccgtcccccccccccccgccccggagtACTCGCAGCCGTCTCTGGTGCGGGGCGGCCAGAACGGCCTCTTCCTCGGGACTAAATTATTAAGTAGCATCATTCCATTAGCGATATTAAGTGGCTATAATTTAACCTAGTTAGCTGCCCTCTCTGCAGGCGCCTGTTCTTCCGGAGGCCGCttcaggggcggggggtgagagGCCGTGCAAggtgcagcccccccaccctcccgtcTCCCCCCCTCCGCTCTGCTCTTCCCCTGGCCTCAGTTTACCCCAGTTCATCCTCCTCGATGAAGCCGCTCTTGTCTTTATCCAGGATCTGAAACACCTTCTTCACGTCCTCTGCACTCTTCCCCTTCAGGCCCACCATTTGGAAGAATTTTTTGTGGTCAAAGGAGTCCACgcctggaggggagaggggggcaggagaAGTGAtaataaatatgtgaataaataaactaaataaattgtatttatttagtcaaataataaataaataaataaataaataaggagagaGGGACAACATGAAGAGTGGGGCGGTGGGGTGAGAAGGGGGTCAGAGCATCCGCTGATGGACACCTCCCCCGTGGTCCCGGAGGATGGAGGGCCCGGACCCCCACGGTGTTGGGGGGCGGTTAGTGGGAGGAAGCTCGGGGAAGGAGAGAGGCTTTGCCCAAGGTCAAATGGCAAAACTGAAAATGGGCTCGCAccgatctctccagctccagaaccAGCCCCCCCCTCCACGTGGGAGGGGGAGCCTTTGAAAGCCGAGGGGGGTCCTAGGTTCCTAGTTGGCAGCCCCTACCCCACGCTGTGCGTGACTTGGGGGGTCGCCCTCTCTGGGTGGAGCCAGGGAAGGGACAGGATTGTGGAATTTCTTGCAAGGTCACCCAGCAAGAGGAGGGtgtgccctcccgcccccaaacCTGTTTTTGCTGCTGAGATCcaccctgggggggaggggggtcgttTCAAGGGCCCCTAAGAATTCCTGGTGACTTTGTTCTCCTTGGAGTGAATTAGGAGACTCCAGGAGAAGGTTAGCCCTGCAACTGGGAAATGGGGTGCTTGGCGCCcctttccctgccctgccctgtgagCTGCCGGGGTGGCGAGACCCCGCAACTTGTGTGCACGGGGGTCCTTTCGGGGTCCTGTCCTCTCCCTTCAGCCCCGAGCTGAAGAGAAAGTTGCTCCATGCGCCCtggtggagagagggggggaagcAAGAGGCAGGAGTTCTTGGATAAGACCACCCGgccaccccacctcctgccctgctAGGTGACCTTGGGAGCCTCCCAGCCCagtctcagcctcagtttccccatccggGTGGTCGCGGGGAGCAGGGCGGGCGCCCATGAGCGCTCAGCCCCGCGCGCCTCCCGGCTGCAAGTTCTCCCGCGCGGAGGATGCTCTTGAGCCGGGCTGGCCAGCGGCGGCCGCGGGAAGGTCACCCCGCGCGTggctgcccggggcggggggggggctctgagTCCCCGGGAGGAGAGGGCTGAGGCAGCCGGGGAGGGGGGCACCCTCGGATCCCGCTGGACCCAGCCAGAGTGCTCCCTCGGACAGCGGACAGGGCAGGCGGACCCGGAGCGCCCGCCCGCAGTCCCCGCCACCTGCCTTAAAGGGGAAGTTACGAGTGTCCAGCAGGACCCGGAGGTCGCCCCACGCGAGGGTCTTGCCCACGCGAGGGTCCTCGCCTTGTATTCGGACCCCGAGCTTCCGTGCGGGGGGCGCCCGCTAGTCTCCAGCCCCGCGTCCCCGCGCCCAGTCCCGCGGGCTCCGAGTTGGAGGGGGCACTCCGGGAACCCCCCAACGCGACCGCCCCGCCAGCGGCCCGCGGATTGCGCGGGCAGAGGGGCGCCGGGTCGCACTGGGGCCCCCCGGGGCCCTCGGGTGCAGGGGGCCTCCcgaggcagaggaggggaggggtggggagaggggagcgcACAGCTCACCGGCGAAGGCTGCCAGAGCCTTCTTGATGTCCTCCGAGCTGAGCAAGTCTGTCATCGACATCCTGCAACTGTTTGAGCGGGCAGAGCAAGTGCGAAAAGATTAAAAAGTGCTTTTCTCATCATTTCTGCTCATATGACCAGCGCTGCAGTGCCGCGCGCCGGGCGCACGCCCGCCCGGCCTGGCGCGCCGCCAGCGCCGCGCTCAGAGCAGCCGCGCCGCCGAGCcggccggccccggcccggcccgcccgcgcccgggacccccgcccgcgccccccgcccgcgccccgcgccccgcccgggcccccgcGAACCGCCGCCCGCGCCGGGGCCGGGTCCGGGGTTCAGGCCGGGCGGAAGGGACCAGCCCGCACACCTTCCGCCCCGTCCTGCTgcccgcggccccggccccggcctccCCGCGCGCCCGGCGCTCCTGGACGCAGCTTCACGCCGCGAAACCATCGGGCGCTGAGGCCTGGGGGTCTGACCCAGGGAGGATAGAGGGGCTGAGCCAGGGGTGCTgtccgcgcccccacccccaagggaaCCCTTTCCACGTCCCCCGGGAGCGCTCATGCTGAAATCTGagttcattccctccctcccttcttttaccttcctccctcccttccttttaccttccctccttccctccttccctcttttcctccttccctccttccctcccaccctccctccttctctccttccttcctcccctccttctctccttccctccttccttccttccttccttccttccttccttccttccttccttccttccttccctccctcccttccttccctccctccttccttccttccttccctccctctttccttccttccttccttccttccctttcctcctcctgttttacttctttctttctttctttctttctttctttctttctttctttctttctttctttctttctttctttctttcttccttctccttccctctttatctcctccttctctccctcttcttccttcttccatcgtctcattcctttcttccctctttcctccttccttccatctctttccatatttctctccctctccttccttcctccctcccttccttctttctttccttccttccttccttccttctttccttccttccttccttccttccttccttccttccttctttccttccttccttccctttctccctcccccagtcTGACTTGTTAAAGATCCTTCCTGCCTCCTTAGTAACTTTTGCTTTTTCACTAGGCTGAGAAAGCGCAGTGCTGAGTTTCAATCTCCTGCTCCTGCAAACtcgggggaccccagggaaggTCAGAGGTGATTTTCTCCGGCTCGGAGACCAGAGGTCGCATGGGGACACCTTTAGGTCACACCTTCTAGACCGCCCTGGACCGCCCTGGACACCCTCTGGGACAGAGCGCTTTGGAGAGGGGTGTCTTCCAGCAAAGCgggctgcaccccctccccaccggcTCGGCTGGGCCCCCGCAGGGAGCCCTGGGCTGGCACCCGAGACCTGGGTTCCAGCTCTGTGACCCCGGGGGaccaaagagggagggaggagagggagagagaaacatggACAGAGCTGGAAGGAAGCAGGCAGCCTGTGCGTACTGTGTCCAGTTCCCTTTGGGTGCCAATGGCCTTGGGGTGCCCGATGGAGACGGGGCCCCAGTGAGAGGCCCATGCAGGGCGCGGGCTGGACTTCGAGCTCTCCGGCCCTGGCCCGCTGCCCTTCCTGGAAGCCTGAGGGCTCCCGAGGGCTCTGGGCCAGCCCCTCCCGGTGAGTCAGCGCCTGCGGGGGCCCCTGACCTCATCTTTCTGGGTGCGAGGTCTTTCCTAGACCCCTCTGCTGGCCCTGCCTCCGGCCGGGCTGCTCACCCAGGGGTGCCGGGCCTTGGGGCGCTTGTGTCAGCCCCCCGCAACCGCCAGTCACGTGTCA
Protein-coding regions in this window:
- the PVALB gene encoding parvalbumin alpha isoform X2, producing the protein MGARPAPRDHPDGETEAETGLGGSQGVDSFDHKKFFQMVGLKGKSAEDVKKVFQILDKDKSGFIEEDELGFILKGFSADARDLSAKETKALLSAGDKDGDGKIGVEEFSTLVAES
- the PVALB gene encoding parvalbumin alpha isoform X1; the protein is MSMTDLLSSEDIKKALAAFAGVDSFDHKKFFQMVGLKGKSAEDVKKVFQILDKDKSGFIEEDELGFILKGFSADARDLSAKETKALLSAGDKDGDGKIGVEEFSTLVAES